GCTCCTCGCGCGCGGCCTTGCCCACGCCCTTGATCGTCTCGCCCTTGTTGCCCAGCACGATGCCCTTATGGCCGTCCCGGATCACGTAGATTATCTGATCGATCCGGGCGGAGCCGTCTTTCTGTTCTTCCCAGTTCTCGGTCTCGACCGTCATTTGATACGGCAGCTCTTGGTGCAGCCGCAGGGTCAGCTTCTCGCGGGTGATCTCGGCCGCGATTTGGCGCATCGGCGCATCGGCCAACTGGTCCTCGGGGTAAAGCCACGGGCCCTCCGGCACCTCGCCCGCCAGCCAACCGCGCAGGGCATCGACGCCGTGGCCCTTCTCGGCGGAGATCATGAAGGTCTCGACGAAATCGAACGCCTCATTCAGCTCCTTCGTCAGCCCAAGCAGCACGTCGGATTTCACCCGGTCGATCTTGTTGATCGCCAGCGCCACAGGCGCGCCGCCGGTCCGCTCCGCCAGACCTTCGAGGATCGCGGAGACCCCTTCGGTGATGCCCCGATGCGCCTCGACCAGCAGCACGACGATGTCGGCATCCGACGCGCCGGACCACGCGGCGGCGACCATCGCGCGGTCGAGCCTGCGGCGCGGCTTGAACAGCCCCGGCGTGTCCACGAAGACGAGCTGCGAGCGCCCTTCCATTGCCACGCCGCGGATGCGGGCACGGGTGGTCTGTACCTTGTGGGTCACGATGGACACTTTCGCGCCCACCATGCGGTTCAGCAGCGTCGACTTGCCCGCATTGGGCTCGCCGATCAGCGCGATGAAGCCCGCGCGGGTGTCGTCGCTCATGTCTCCAACCTTTCCAGCAGCGCCTTGGCGGCTGCCTGTTCTGCCTGGCGCTTGGCGCCGGCTTCCGCCTCGGCCCGTTCGCCCGAGGCCAGCACCACCGCAATGGTAAACCGCGGTGCGTGGTCCGGGCCATCCCGTTTGACGATCTCGTAGCGCGGCGTGGGCTCGCCGCGGGCCTGCACGAACTCCTGCAGCGCGGTCTTGGGATCGCGCGCATCGGCCTCGACCGTCTGCACGCGGGTGCCCCACAGCCGCAGGATCAGCGCCTTGGCAGCCTCGAACCCGCCGTCGCGGTAGACGGCGGCGATCAGCGCCTCCATCCCGTCGCCCAGCAGCGCTTCCTTGCGCCGCCCGCCCGACACCATCTCGGATTTGCCAAGCTTCAGCACGGCGCCCAGATCAATCTCGCGGGCCACCGCCGCGCAGGTCTCCTTGCGCACCAGCGCATTGTAGCGCGGGGCAAGGACGCCTTCGGCGGCCTGCGGATCGGCCTCCAGCAGCGCCTCGGCCATCACCAGCCCCAGCACCCGGTCGCCGAGGAACTCCAACCGCTGATTGTCGGGCCGCGTGGCCGACGAGATCGAGCCATGGGTCAGCGCGCGGATCAGAAGCTCCGGGTCGGCAAAGTCATGCCCGATCCGGGCGCTGAAGTCGCGAAGCTCCGCCGACAGTTTCATCGCCTAGATCTTCTTGAAGAACCGGTCACCGCGCCAGGTCCAGAAATACAGCATCCGCCGCCCCGCCGACGAGAAGATCACCCGGTCCGCGCGGCCCAGAAGGTTGGCAAACGGCACCATGCCGACGCCACCGCCCGCCTGCGGGTAGCGCGAGTCGATGGAGTTGTCGCGGTTGTCACCCATGAAGAAGAAATGGCCCTCCGGCACGCTGAACTCGGGAGTGTTGTCGGCCCCTAGCCCGTCGCGGATGTTCAGGATCGCGTGGCTCACGCCGCCTTCCAGCGTCTCGATGGCGCGCTCTTTCTCGCACTCGCCGCCAAGCCCCACGGCGCCGTTGGAGCAGGCCGGGAAGCCCCCGACAGAGCCTTGGGCCTCATAGGTCTCGACGAAAGGCGCGGTCGGTACTTGCTTTTGCGGCTGGCCGTTGAGGAACAGCACGCCGTTTTTCATCTGCACCGTGTCACCCGGCAGGCCAATCAGCCGCTTGATGTAGTCCTGACCCGAGACCGGGTGGCGGAACACCACCACATCGCCCCGCTCGGGCGTGCGGGCCAGAATGCGGTCCGGAATCGGGCAGATGCCAAAGGGGCAGGAATACTTGGAATAGCCATAGGCCATCTTGTTGACGAACAGGAAGTCGCCCACCAGCAGCGTGTCCTTCATGGAGCCCGACGGGATCCAGAACGGCTGGAAGAACAGCGAGCGGAAAACGCCCGCGATCAGCAGCGCGTAGATCACCGTCTTGATGGTCTCGCCGATGGTCTCGGGCTGCTTTTCTTTGGTGCGGGCCATGGGGCACTCCAAGCGTCAGGGTCGCCGCCTACATGCGAGGGCTGGGGGGTGGTGTCAAGCGGGGCTCGGCGTCACTGGGGCGCGCCTCGATCACGACAAAGGCTTGTGCCCAAGGGTGATCGTCAGTCAGCGTGACATGGATCACGGCCTCGTGTCCTTCGGGCGTCATCTCGCGCAGCCGCTCCGCCGCCCAACCTGTCACTTTCATCACCGGCTGACCGGTGGACAGGTTGCTGACGGCCATGTCCTTCCACGAAATACCCATGCGCAGACCGGTGCCCAGCGCCTTGGAGCAGGCCTCTTTCGCGGCCCAGCGCTTGGCATAGGTCCCGGCCACATCCTTGCGCCGCTCCGCCTTGCGCTGCTCGACCTCGGTGAAGACCCGGTTGCGGAAGCGGTCGCCGAACCGCGCAAGCGTGCCTTCGATCCGCTCGATATTGGCCAGATCCGTGCCGATCCCCAGGATCACCGAAGCGCCGCCGTGATGGCCCCGGTGGATTGGTTCAGCGTGACGTCCAGAACCTGCGCCCTGAAGCCGCCCGTGGCCGGGTCATAGGACTGCACCGTCACGCCCCAGGTCAGCCCACGGGCCGGGTCGTAGGCGCTGGTCAGCCCTTCCAGCGTCATGCCGCCAAACCCCAGCGTCCCGCTGGAGCCCACCATCTTGCACTGCCGCGCGCCCAGCTCGTCAAAGGGCGGTGACAGCACCACCAGCTGAAAGGCCGCTGCCGCGGGCTCCAGCGTGTCGATTACCACCAGCCGCACCCGGTTGCCCGCAAAGGTGCGCGTCTGCGCCTCCCACGGCTCGGACACGGCGGCGACGCTGGCCAGCTCGTCGCAGTCGCGCACCTCTTGCGCCGCCACGGGGGACGCCATCAGCGCCATAACCACCAAAAATTCCTTCATCCCAACCTCGTTGTTAAAATCTTGAAACCGGCAAAGCCGAACATCACGCCAAAGCCCAGCTCGAACCAGCGCCGCATCCTTTGGTAGCCGCGCACGAACGCACCGGTGGAGAACAGAAGGGCATAGCCGAAGAACACGATGTTCGAGACGGCCAAAAGCGCGGCAAAGCTTTCCCAGATCACCGCCGGATCAGATCCGGGCGGCACCGCAATCGCAAAGATCGCGCCCCAGCCAAAGATCGCCTTGGGGTTCGTCAGGTGCAGCAGCAAGCCTTTCACATAAAGCGCGCGCAGGTCGCCGCGCTTGGCCTGAACGCGGGCGAGCGGCTTGTCCGTCATCGACGACCGGATCGCCTTTGCGCCCAGATAAATCAGGTAGGCCGCGCCCACGTAGCGCAGCAGCTCCACCAACCACGCATTGGCCAGCATCAGCGCGCTCATGCCCAGCGCCGCGGCCACGCCCCAAGAGGCCGAGCCGCACACGATCCCCGCCGCAACGGCAAGGCCCGCCGGGCGGCCGCGCTCCATTGAGGTCCCGGCGATCGCCAGCGTCGCAGGCCCGGGCGAGGCGCCGCCCACGGCCCATGCCACCAGCAAAAGCGCAAATTCCCAACCGGTCATGTGGCCTCCAAATCAAGCGGTACGTGTCTATTGGCCCCACCTTTGCACAAATCGCAGCGTCGCGCATGGGCGCGATGCGCGATCATGCCCGGCTCGCCAGCAGCTTAAGTCCGGCCCCTGCGAAAAGCGCGGCACAGGCCCCGTCGATCCACCGCCGCCAGCTTGCGTATACCGACATCACCCGCGGCCGCGCGAAGCCCACCGCGATGGCCGCATAGATCGCCACGCCCAAGGCCCCACAGGCCAGTGTTGCGGTGACGACGAACATGCGGTCCGGGGTCTCGGGCATGCCCACGGCGATCACCGACAGCCACGCGAAAATGGCCTTGGGGTTCGCAAGGTTCAGCAGCACCCCGCGCCGGAAGAAGCGCTGCGACGGCCCGGTGGATGTCGCGGCCTCAGTGCCCAAGGCGCGGCGACCGCAGCCCCACGCAAGCCACAGCAGAAAAAGCCCGCCCGCCACCTTCAGCGCCACAAGGGCGGGCGCGAAGCCGATAATGAAAGCGCCAAGCCCGAAGGCCGCCAAGACGCCCCAGACGAACAGTCCCAGCGCCAGTCCCATTCCGTGCGCCAGACCCGCGGCGCGCCCGTGGGCCATCGCCACGTGGGCCGCGCTTAGGGTCGCCGGGCCGGGCGAGCCCGCCGCCACCAGAAAGGCCGCGAGCGAGGCAAGCAGCGCGCCTGTCACGCGCGCGCCTCGTCCATCATCCGCCGCATCTCCTGAATGCAGGGCCCAAGACCGCGGAAAATGGCCTCGCCGATGATGAAATGCCCGATATTAAGCTCGACCATCTCCGGCAGGGCGGCAATCGGGGAGACGCTGTCAAAGGTCAGGCCGTGGCCTGCATGGACCTCCAGCCCCAGCCCGTGGGCATGGGTCGCCATCGCCTTCAGACGCTCGAGCTCCGCATCGCGCAGCTCGAAATCGCCGGCCTCATGGGCGTCGCAATAGGTGCCGGTATGCAGCTCGATGATATCCGCACCGATGCGCGCGGCGGCCTCGACCTGCGCGGCGTCCGGCCCGATGAACAGCGACACCCGGGTGCCTGCCTTCTTGAAGGGCGCGATGTAGTCCGCAAGGCGGGTGTCATCGCCTGCCACTTCCAGCCCGCCCTCGGTCGTGCGCTCCTCGCGGCGCTCGGGCACAAGGCAGACGGCATGGGGCCGGGTGGCCAGCGCGATTTTCTGCATCTCATCGGTTGCGGCCATCTCGAAGTTCAGCGGAATGGATATCGCCTCTTTCAGCGCGGCCATGTCGGCATCTCGGATGTGCCGCCGGTCCTCGCGCAGGTGTGCGGTGATGCCATCGGCGCCCGCCTCCTGCGCCGCAAGGGCCGCGCGGACCGGGTCAGGCGACGCGCCGCCGCGCGCGTTGCGTACGGTGGCGACGTGGTCGATATTGACGCCAAGGCGCAGCTTGCTTGCAGACATGGGGGGACGTCCTTCAGTGTTGATCTGCACTTGATCATAGGAGCGCACGCGGCAAGCTCAATCCACGATCTTTCGTGGGCGGCGCGCGGATCAGCTTCCGCTGGGCTCGCGCGCGGCCTTGCCGGGCTTGGGCGGCTTCGCGGCCTTCGCCGCTGCCTTGCGCTGCTTGATCTCGTCGAGCTTGGCCTTGATGCGCCCCCGGCGGCGGTTCTGGTAGGCCGCGATCAGGGGACGGCTGAGCACATAGGCCGCGAGCCCGAACAGCACGCCAGGGATCAGGCCGCCGATCATGTAGGGGAAGAACACCTCGTCGTAGAAGTCGCTCAGCCGGTGCCAGTCGGCCTCGTTCTCGTTGAACATCGCCCAGAAATTATGCTTGAGATCGCGCCACGCGCCCGCGAAGCGGTGGCCTATATGCATGTCTTCCTCAAACTCGGTGCCCAGCAGGAAATGCCCCGTCTTCAGCGAGATCACCCCGATGGGCAGGTAGGTCAGCGGGTTGCCAAAGAACGTGGACATGAGCGCGGCCAGAATGTTGCCCCGCATCACCTTGGCCAGCCCCGCCGCGATGAAGAAGTGGAAGCCGTAGAAGGGCGTGAAGGTGGTGAAGACGCCCGCAAAGATGCCGCGCGCGATACGGCCCGGATCGTCGGGCAGGCGTCGCACCCGGTGCTTGACATAATGCGCCGCGCGCGCCCAGCCCCCTTGGGGCCAGACCAGATGCAGGAACCACAAGGCCCAGCTCTTTGGCGTGCGGCGTTTGAACACGGCTTCTCTCGTCTCCCTCTCTCTGGCGCTCTCGCGCTATGGTTTGCGGCTCAGATCACGGTGGCGCTCCAGCGACGCCACGTCGCTATCGGCTTCGATCGCGGTCATGACAGCATGCAGATGCTCCGCATCTCGCACATCTACATCGACTAAAAGCTGAAAATAGTCCGGTTTTCTGTCAATAAAGTGAAGATCACTGATATTTGCTTTTTGCTCGCCGATCAGCGTGCAGATCCGGCCCAGCACGCCGAAGCTGTTTCCGATGGTGATCGACAGCGTCACGGCGTTGGTGGCGGCGTGCCGACCTGCGTGCCAGTGCACGTCGAGCCACCGCTCCGGCTGGTCTTCGAATTCCACCAGCGCGTCGCAGGCAATGCCGTGCAGATAGACGCCGTCGCCGCGGTGCTTGATGCCCACGATGCGCTCTCCCGGGACCGCAAGGCAGCAGGCGGCGCGCTTGACCTGCGCGCCCTCGGGCAGACCCACCACCGGGCGGGCCGCGTCAACCTCGTCGCCGGTGACCTTCTCCATCAGCTCGGGGTAGAGCGCGGCGATGACCTCACGCGCGGAAATCTCGGTGGAGCCCACATATTCCAGCAGCTGCGAGCCGTCCTGCAGCGACAGCTCCTTGGCGGCGATATCGAGCGCCTTGTCGGAGGCCTTCTTGCCGATATGCTCGAACGCCACCCGGGTCAGCTCGCGGCCCAGTTTGATGTAGCGGTCGCGGTGCTCTTCGCGCAGGGATTTGCGGATCGCGGACTTTGCCCGGCCGGTCACCGCGATGTCGATCCAGGTCGGCTGCGGTTTTTGGCCTTCCGCGGTGATGATCTCCACCGACTGACCGTTGCGCAGTCGCGTCCACAACGGCACCCGCAGCCCGTCGACCTTGGCGCCCACGCAGCTGTGCCCGATCCGCGTGTGGATCGCATAGGCGTAGTCCAGCGGCGTCGCCCCGCGCGGCAGCTTGATCACATCACCCTTGGGCGTGAAGCAAAACACCTGGTCGGAATACATCTCGAGCTTCACATGCTCGAGGAACTCGTCGCTGTCGTCGCCCTGATCGAGCCGCTCGGTCAGCGTGGTGACCCAGGCAGAAGGGTCGACCGCAAACGGGTTCGAGACCCTCTCGCCGTCGCGGTAGGCCCAATGCGCCGCCACACCGGCTTCGGCCACATCGTGCATCTGCCGTGTGCGGATCTGGATTTCCACCCGCTTGCCATCGCGGCCCGACACGGTCGTGTGCAGCGAGCGGTAGCCGTTGGATTTGGGCTGGCTGATATAGTCCTTGAAGCGGCCGGGCACCGCGCTCCAGCGGCGGTGCAGCACGCCCAGCATCCGGTAGCATTCGTCCTCGGTGTCGACGATGACGCGGAAGCCGTAGATGTCAGACAGGCGGGAGAAGCCCTGTTTCTTCTCTTCCATCTTGCGCCAGATCGAGAACGGCTTCTTGGCGCGCCCGTAGACCTCGCCCGGGATGCCCGCGCGCTCCATCTCGGTGCGGATGTCCTCGGTAATCTTGGGCACCACGTTGCCGGTCTCTTTTTGCAGCGTGATGAAGCGGCGGATGATCGAGGCGCGCGCCTCCGGGTTCAGCACCCGGAACGCCAAATCCTCCAGCTCTTCGCGCATCCAGTGCATACCCATGCGTCCCGCGAGCGGCGCGTAGATATCCATCGTCTCGCGCGATTTCTGCACCTGCTTTTCCGGCTTCATATGCTTGATGGTGCGCATATTGTGCAGGCGGTCGGCGAGCTTCACGAGGATCACCCGCAGGTCCTTCGACATCGCCATGAACAGCTTGCGGAAGTTCTCCGCCTGCTTGCTCTCGGTCGAGGCCAGTTCCAGGTTGGTCAGCTTGGTAACACCATTGACCAGCTCAGCGATGTCCTCGCCGAACCGGTCCGAGACCTCACCGTAGGTGGATTTGGTGTCCTCGATCGTGTCGTGCAGCAGGGCGGTGATAATCGTGGCATCATCCAGCCGCTGCTCGGACAGCAGGGCGGCGACTTCCACGGGATGGGTGAAATACGGCTCGCCCGAGTGGCGCGTCTGGCCCTCGTGCATCTGCTGGCCGTAAGCATAGGCCGCGCGGATCAGCGTGTCGTTGGTGTGGGGATTGTAGGCGCGGACCAGCGTAATCAGGTCACTGTCGGAAATCATTCACCGGTCCGCCGCCTAAAATTACTTTTGCTCTTGGGCTTCCATCAAAGCGCGCAGCAGCTTTTCCTCGGACATGTCGTCCTCGGCCGGCTTGTCCTGCTCGACGCCCATCAGCAGCGCCATCGCATCTTCTTCCGGCTCGTCGACCTCGATCTGGGTCTGGTTGCTTTCGATCATGCGCTCGCGCAGCTCGTCGGCGGTCTGGGTCTCGTCGGCGATCTCGCGCAGGGACACGACGGGGTTCTTGTCGTTGTCACGATCCACGGTGATCGCGGAGCCGGCAGAGATCTCGCGGGCGCGATGCGAGGCGAGCATCACCAGATCAAAGCGGTTCGGAACCTTGTCAACGCAGTCTTCAACCGTCACGCGGGCCATAATGGACTCCAGTCATAGCAGGGATTTGTCAGGAGCTTCATGTAGGCCCTTGACACGCCAAGCACAACCACAATCGCGCAGCTACAGGGGCAAAACCGGGGCTTTTTCGGCCTCTGGCAGGGCCGCGAGCATCTCCTGCACGGTTTGGCCCAGCACCGGGTGCCGCCAATCGGGGTCAATATCGGCCATGGGAATCAGCACGAAGGCCCGGTCCTGCAGGCGCGGATGGGGCAGGATCAGCGTCTCGGGGGCCTGTGTCATCTGCCGGTCCAGCGGCAGGTCGTGCCACACCTGAAATCTCATGCGATCGGGAAGAATCGCAGCGCCATAGGCGATCAGATCAAGGTCCACCGTGCGGGCGCCCCAGCGCGCATCCCGGGTGCGCTCGAAGCTTGCCTCTACGTCATGCAAATGCGCCAGAAGCGCCTCGGCGGACAGGACCGTCTCAACCGCGATCACCGCGTTGACGAAGTCGGGCCCGCTGCCGCTCGGGAAGGCCGGTGTGCGAAAAAGGCGACTTTCCGCCAATAGGTTAACGGATTCGCAAGGAATGGCGCGTTTTGCTGCCTGCACGGTTTTTTCTGGGCGTCCGGCGCTTGACGGGACGTTCCCGCCTAGCGCAACATAGGCAATTGTCAGACCTTTGTGATTTTGCTTGGGTTGCCGCATAAGTATTTTTCCTTATGTAGTTCCAAGCGCGTCTCGCCTGCGCCCGTCACTCCGGGGATCATTATTGGCCTGGCACGCATATCGGAAGGACATTTTATGTTTTACAAAGACGAACGGCTGGCGCTTTTCATAGACGGGTCGAACCTATACGCCGCTGCCAAGTCTCTGGGCTTCGACATTGACTACAAGCTCCTGAGGCACGAATTCATGCGTCGCGGCAAGATGCTGCGCGCGTTCTACTACACCGCCCTGCTGGAAAATGACGACTACTCGCCCATTCGCCCGCTGGTCGACTGGCTCCACTACAACGGCTTCACGATGGTGACCAAGCCTGCCAAGGAGTACACCGACCGCGAAGGCCGCCGTAAGGTGAAGGGCAACATGGATATCGAGCTGACCGTCGACGCGATGGAACTCGCCCCCCATGTGGACCACATCGTGATCTTCTCGGGCGACGGCGATTTCCGCCCGCTGGTCGAGGCGATCCAGCGCAAGGGCGTGCGGGTCTCGGTGGTCTCCACCATCCGCTCCAACCCGCCGATGATCTCCGATGAGCTGCGCCGACAGGCCGACAATTTCATCGAACTTGACGAGCTGCGCGATGTGATCGGCCGACCGCCCCGCGACGACCAGGCGGGCTTCACCCCGCAGTCGCGACGCTCGACCGAAGAAGTCGACTGAGACACCAAACGCCGGGGCCAACGCTCCGGCGTTTTTCGTTTTGCGACCGTTGCGACGGACAGGCTCGCTGGATAGCGTCCCTTTATGGACCTGTTCGGCGACGCCCTTTTGTCTTTCCACCGAGGGCAGTCAGATGCGCCCCTGAAACTGACCCGTGACGACGGCTGGGAAGACACGCACAGCCCCGGCCTGTACTTCGAGCCCGAGCCATTTGCGTTCGAACGCGATGCCTTGGCGCTTCTCGACGGCCCGACGCTCGACGTGGGCTGCGGCGCGGGCCGCCATCTGAAGTGGTTCGCCGCACAGGGGCTCGACGCCCATGGCGTCGATATCTCCGAAGGGGCAATTCAGGTCTGCCGCGAGCGAGGGCTACAAAATGTCGGGGTCTTCGACGTCATGTCCGGGAACCCGCCAAATCTCAGTTTCCGCCCGACGAATATCTGCCTCTTCGGCAATAATGTCGGAATTGGCGGCAGCTTCGATGGAAGCGCCACGCTCTTTCGCAACCTCCGTCGGATCAGCCCGGAATGCGGCCACCTTGTCCTGACGGGTCTCGACATCCGCCAAACGGACAACCCGCGCCACATCGCATATCAGGAAAACAACCTCGCCGCAGGCAGGCGTCGTGGCGAAATGAAACTGCGCGTGTCCTACGAAGAAAGAACCGGCGCGGAATTTCCGTGGTATCACCCCGAACCCCATGAGATCGAAGAGCTTGCCGCTCTAACAGGGTGGCAGGTGCAGCGCTTGGAGCGGTGCGGCAATTTCTTCTGGTCGTCCTTGCGCCGCAGCTAAAGGCCCGCCTCAGACCTCCCGGTCGTAGGTGATCCACATTGTGCGCGTCGCCAGCCGGTCATACAGCCCCCGCGCCCGGTAATTGTCATCCGCGGTGATCCAGCGGATCACCGACCAGCCCTCCGCCTGTGCCAGATCGTCAATCGCCTGGATCAGAGCCGCGCCCGCATTCAGGCCGCGCGCCTCGGGCGCGACAAACAGATCATCCATAAACCCGCCCGTCGCCGCCGCCAAAGGCCGCGCGAAGCCGCGCACATGGGCCAGCCCCACCAGCGCGCCCTCCTGCACCGCGACCAGACCCCGCACCTCGTGATCCGGGTCCATCAGCCACGACCAGACCCGGTCGCGCATCTCCTCGGTCTGCTCGACCTCATAGAACGCCGCAAAGCCTGCATAAAGCGCGCCCCACGCCGCCCGGTCGCCCGGCTCAATCGCCCTGATCACAACGGCCATATCGTCACCCCCTCTGGACCCCATCTGCGGCAAGGCTTAACCTCCGCCGCAACACGGAGCCACCAGATTATGACCAAGCCGCCCCTGACCCTCTACCTCGCCGCGCCGCGCGGCTTTTGCGCGGGCGTGGACCGCGCCATCAAGATCGTCGAGATGGCGCTCGAGAAGTGGGGCGCGCCGGTTTATGTGCGCCACGAGATCGTGCACAACAAGTTCGTCGTAGACAGCCTGCGCGACCAAGGCGCGGTCTTCGTCGAGGAGCTGGATGAGTGCCCCGATGATCGCCCGGTGATCTTCTCCGCCCATGGGGTGCCCAAGGCTGTTCCGGCCGAAGCCGCCAAGCGCGAGATGGTCTATGTCGATGCCACCTGCCCGCTGGTCTCCAAGGTCCATATCGAGGCAGAGCGGCACCAT
The nucleotide sequence above comes from Litoreibacter ponti. Encoded proteins:
- a CDS encoding GNAT family N-acetyltransferase, which codes for MAVVIRAIEPGDRAAWGALYAGFAAFYEVEQTEEMRDRVWSWLMDPDHEVRGLVAVQEGALVGLAHVRGFARPLAAATGGFMDDLFVAPEARGLNAGAALIQAIDDLAQAEGWSVIRWITADDNYRARGLYDRLATRTMWITYDREV
- a CDS encoding RelA/SpoT family protein; this encodes MISDSDLITLVRAYNPHTNDTLIRAAYAYGQQMHEGQTRHSGEPYFTHPVEVAALLSEQRLDDATIITALLHDTIEDTKSTYGEVSDRFGEDIAELVNGVTKLTNLELASTESKQAENFRKLFMAMSKDLRVILVKLADRLHNMRTIKHMKPEKQVQKSRETMDIYAPLAGRMGMHWMREELEDLAFRVLNPEARASIIRRFITLQKETGNVVPKITEDIRTEMERAGIPGEVYGRAKKPFSIWRKMEEKKQGFSRLSDIYGFRVIVDTEDECYRMLGVLHRRWSAVPGRFKDYISQPKSNGYRSLHTTVSGRDGKRVEIQIRTRQMHDVAEAGVAAHWAYRDGERVSNPFAVDPSAWVTTLTERLDQGDDSDEFLEHVKLEMYSDQVFCFTPKGDVIKLPRGATPLDYAYAIHTRIGHSCVGAKVDGLRVPLWTRLRNGQSVEIITAEGQKPQPTWIDIAVTGRAKSAIRKSLREEHRDRYIKLGRELTRVAFEHIGKKASDKALDIAAKELSLQDGSQLLEYVGSTEISAREVIAALYPELMEKVTGDEVDAARPVVGLPEGAQVKRAACCLAVPGERIVGIKHRGDGVYLHGIACDALVEFEDQPERWLDVHWHAGRHAATNAVTLSITIGNSFGVLGRICTLIGEQKANISDLHFIDRKPDYFQLLVDVDVRDAEHLHAVMTAIEADSDVASLERHRDLSRKP
- a CDS encoding DUF2062 domain-containing protein — translated: MFKRRTPKSWALWFLHLVWPQGGWARAAHYVKHRVRRLPDDPGRIARGIFAGVFTTFTPFYGFHFFIAAGLAKVMRGNILAALMSTFFGNPLTYLPIGVISLKTGHFLLGTEFEEDMHIGHRFAGAWRDLKHNFWAMFNENEADWHRLSDFYDEVFFPYMIGGLIPGVLFGLAAYVLSRPLIAAYQNRRRGRIKAKLDEIKQRKAAAKAAKPPKPGKAAREPSGS
- the rnc gene encoding ribonuclease III — its product is MKLSAELRDFSARIGHDFADPELLIRALTHGSISSATRPDNQRLEFLGDRVLGLVMAEALLEADPQAAEGVLAPRYNALVRKETCAAVAREIDLGAVLKLGKSEMVSGGRRKEALLGDGMEALIAAVYRDGGFEAAKALILRLWGTRVQTVEADARDPKTALQEFVQARGEPTPRYEIVKRDGPDHAPRFTIAVVLASGERAEAEAGAKRQAEQAAAKALLERLET
- a CDS encoding class I SAM-dependent methyltransferase, which codes for MDLFGDALLSFHRGQSDAPLKLTRDDGWEDTHSPGLYFEPEPFAFERDALALLDGPTLDVGCGAGRHLKWFAAQGLDAHGVDISEGAIQVCRERGLQNVGVFDVMSGNPPNLSFRPTNICLFGNNVGIGGSFDGSATLFRNLRRISPECGHLVLTGLDIRQTDNPRHIAYQENNLAAGRRRGEMKLRVSYEERTGAEFPWYHPEPHEIEELAALTGWQVQRLERCGNFFWSSLRRS
- a CDS encoding NYN domain-containing protein, encoding MFYKDERLALFIDGSNLYAAAKSLGFDIDYKLLRHEFMRRGKMLRAFYYTALLENDDYSPIRPLVDWLHYNGFTMVTKPAKEYTDREGRRKVKGNMDIELTVDAMELAPHVDHIVIFSGDGDFRPLVEAIQRKGVRVSVVSTIRSNPPMISDELRRQADNFIELDELRDVIGRPPRDDQAGFTPQSRRSTEEVD
- a CDS encoding pyridoxine 5'-phosphate synthase, which encodes MSASKLRLGVNIDHVATVRNARGGASPDPVRAALAAQEAGADGITAHLREDRRHIRDADMAALKEAISIPLNFEMAATDEMQKIALATRPHAVCLVPERREERTTEGGLEVAGDDTRLADYIAPFKKAGTRVSLFIGPDAAQVEAAARIGADIIELHTGTYCDAHEAGDFELRDAELERLKAMATHAHGLGLEVHAGHGLTFDSVSPIAALPEMVELNIGHFIIGEAIFRGLGPCIQEMRRMMDEARA
- a CDS encoding LysE family translocator: MTGWEFALLLVAWAVGGASPGPATLAIAGTSMERGRPAGLAVAAGIVCGSASWGVAAALGMSALMLANAWLVELLRYVGAAYLIYLGAKAIRSSMTDKPLARVQAKRGDLRALYVKGLLLHLTNPKAIFGWGAIFAIAVPPGSDPAVIWESFAALLAVSNIVFFGYALLFSTGAFVRGYQRMRRWFELGFGVMFGFAGFKILTTRLG
- the rpoZ gene encoding DNA-directed RNA polymerase subunit omega; this translates as MARVTVEDCVDKVPNRFDLVMLASHRAREISAGSAITVDRDNDKNPVVSLREIADETQTADELRERMIESNQTQIEVDEPEEDAMALLMGVEQDKPAEDDMSEEKLLRALMEAQEQK
- the lepB gene encoding signal peptidase I, which produces MARTKEKQPETIGETIKTVIYALLIAGVFRSLFFQPFWIPSGSMKDTLLVGDFLFVNKMAYGYSKYSCPFGICPIPDRILARTPERGDVVVFRHPVSGQDYIKRLIGLPGDTVQMKNGVLFLNGQPQKQVPTAPFVETYEAQGSVGGFPACSNGAVGLGGECEKERAIETLEGGVSHAILNIRDGLGADNTPEFSVPEGHFFFMGDNRDNSIDSRYPQAGGGVGMVPFANLLGRADRVIFSSAGRRMLYFWTWRGDRFFKKI
- the era gene encoding GTPase Era; this encodes MSDDTRAGFIALIGEPNAGKSTLLNRMVGAKVSIVTHKVQTTRARIRGVAMEGRSQLVFVDTPGLFKPRRRLDRAMVAAAWSGASDADIVVLLVEAHRGITEGVSAILEGLAERTGGAPVALAINKIDRVKSDVLLGLTKELNEAFDFVETFMISAEKGHGVDALRGWLAGEVPEGPWLYPEDQLADAPMRQIAAEITREKLTLRLHQELPYQMTVETENWEEQKDGSARIDQIIYVIRDGHKGIVLGNKGETIKGVGKAAREELMEFLGRKVHLFLQVKVRPGWLEESERYSEMGLDFKDGNG
- the folK gene encoding 2-amino-4-hydroxy-6-hydroxymethyldihydropteridine diphosphokinase produces the protein MRQPKQNHKGLTIAYVALGGNVPSSAGRPEKTVQAAKRAIPCESVNLLAESRLFRTPAFPSGSGPDFVNAVIAVETVLSAEALLAHLHDVEASFERTRDARWGARTVDLDLIAYGAAILPDRMRFQVWHDLPLDRQMTQAPETLILPHPRLQDRAFVLIPMADIDPDWRHPVLGQTVQEMLAALPEAEKAPVLPL
- a CDS encoding LysE family translocator, whose amino-acid sequence is MTGALLASLAAFLVAAGSPGPATLSAAHVAMAHGRAAGLAHGMGLALGLFVWGVLAAFGLGAFIIGFAPALVALKVAGGLFLLWLAWGCGRRALGTEAATSTGPSQRFFRRGVLLNLANPKAIFAWLSVIAVGMPETPDRMFVVTATLACGALGVAIYAAIAVGFARPRVMSVYASWRRWIDGACAALFAGAGLKLLASRA
- the acpS gene encoding holo-ACP synthase; translated protein: MILGIGTDLANIERIEGTLARFGDRFRNRVFTEVEQRKAERRKDVAGTYAKRWAAKEACSKALGTGLRMGISWKDMAVSNLSTGQPVMKVTGWAAERLREMTPEGHEAVIHVTLTDDHPWAQAFVVIEARPSDAEPRLTPPPSPRM